A window of Cellulomonas fimi contains these coding sequences:
- a CDS encoding GAF domain-containing protein, which yields MAEREPVERPVVGTPFARGVLSEVDSEPVVDLTGDGVADLLGAILSVAAQLDLPSVLNRFVQVSAELTGARYAAINVLDGTGTSTTFVYAGVPTAVARMLGTAPHALGVLGQIPLEGALRLDDLTDHPAFRGFPKDHPPMGSFLGASVRTGERIYGQLYLSEKAGGFTEEDESTVISLAAAAGVAVANAQLYAESSRREHWLRAGQDITTMLLEGIDEEEALEHIAATAREVAHADTAALALPGLGGRLLIELADGHDADKLMGTVMPEGGRAWTVMTEGKGLLTPSLSQSRSVKVPAMRAFGSAMYAPMQTSGRGVGVLILLRRIGEPPFEDGDLATAESFAAQAALAYVLAEARHAQDVAALLDERERIARDLHDLAIQQLFATGMQLETVKRRAARGVDPSELLSIVDDALDNVDSSVRQIREIVYALRDPDAATGLVERLRREASLARTGLGFAPSVILSLDGGGLSDDPFEEDRFDDRVGQQLTDDVVAVVREGLANAARHAHASSVTVRITVNGTGPLGRVLVEVQDDGTGLPERRDRRSGTGNLASRARQHGGSFTLGASPDGRGTLLTWQAPLA from the coding sequence ATGGCTGAGCGCGAGCCCGTGGAGCGTCCCGTCGTCGGGACCCCGTTCGCCCGTGGGGTGCTGAGCGAGGTCGACTCCGAACCCGTCGTCGACCTCACCGGCGACGGCGTCGCGGACCTGCTGGGTGCGATCCTGTCGGTCGCCGCGCAGCTCGACCTCCCGTCGGTGCTCAACCGGTTCGTGCAGGTCAGCGCCGAGCTCACGGGAGCGCGGTACGCCGCGATCAACGTGCTCGACGGCACCGGCACGTCGACGACGTTCGTCTACGCGGGCGTGCCGACAGCCGTCGCCCGCATGCTCGGCACGGCCCCGCACGCGCTCGGCGTGCTGGGGCAGATCCCTCTCGAGGGGGCGCTGCGCCTCGACGACCTCACGGACCACCCGGCGTTCCGCGGGTTCCCGAAGGACCACCCGCCGATGGGGTCGTTCCTCGGCGCGTCGGTGCGCACGGGCGAGCGCATCTACGGCCAGCTCTACCTGTCCGAGAAGGCGGGCGGCTTCACGGAGGAGGACGAGAGCACGGTCATCTCGCTCGCCGCGGCCGCGGGTGTCGCCGTCGCGAACGCCCAGCTCTACGCCGAGTCGTCTCGCCGCGAGCACTGGCTGCGGGCCGGGCAGGACATCACGACGATGCTGCTCGAGGGCATCGACGAGGAGGAGGCGCTCGAGCACATCGCCGCGACCGCACGCGAGGTCGCGCACGCCGACACCGCCGCGCTCGCGCTCCCCGGCCTCGGCGGCCGGCTGCTCATCGAGCTGGCCGACGGGCACGACGCGGACAAGCTCATGGGCACGGTCATGCCCGAGGGCGGCCGCGCGTGGACCGTCATGACCGAGGGCAAGGGGTTGCTCACGCCGTCGCTGTCGCAGTCGCGCAGCGTCAAGGTGCCCGCGATGCGCGCGTTCGGGTCCGCGATGTACGCGCCGATGCAGACGTCGGGACGTGGTGTGGGCGTGCTCATCCTGCTGCGCCGCATCGGCGAGCCGCCCTTCGAGGACGGCGACCTCGCGACCGCCGAGTCGTTCGCCGCGCAGGCGGCCCTCGCGTACGTGCTCGCGGAGGCCCGGCACGCGCAGGACGTCGCGGCCCTGCTCGACGAGCGCGAGCGGATCGCGCGCGACCTGCACGACCTCGCGATCCAGCAGCTCTTCGCGACCGGCATGCAGCTCGAGACCGTCAAGCGGCGCGCGGCACGCGGCGTCGACCCGAGCGAGCTGCTGAGCATCGTCGACGACGCGCTCGACAACGTCGACTCGTCCGTCCGGCAGATCCGCGAGATCGTCTACGCGCTGCGCGACCCGGACGCCGCGACGGGGCTCGTCGAGCGGCTGCGGCGCGAGGCGTCGCTCGCGCGCACCGGCCTCGGCTTCGCGCCGTCGGTGATCCTGTCGCTCGACGGCGGCGGCCTGTCCGACGACCCGTTCGAGGAGGACCGGTTCGACGACCGCGTCGGCCAGCAGCTCACCGACGACGTCGTGGCGGTCGTGCGCGAGGGGCTCGCGAACGCCGCCCGGCACGCGCACGCGTCGTCGGTCACGGTGCGCATCACGGTCAACGGCACCGGCCCGCTGGGGCGCGTGCTGGTCGAGGTCCAGGACGACGGCACCGGCCTGCCGGAGCGCCGCGACCGCCGCTCGGGCACGGGCAACCTCGCGTCGCGCGCGCGCCAGCACGGCGGCTCGTTCACGCTCGGCGCGTCGCCCGACGGCCGCGGCACGCTGCTGACCTGGCAGGCCCCGCTCGCCTGA
- the rnc gene encoding ribonuclease III, with translation MSAAADRLLEKLGVHLDPELLVLALTHRSFAHEAGGIPTNERLEFLGDTVLGLVVTESLYRRHPDQPEGALAKMRAATVSQRALAGVARDLDLGAFVLLGKGELATGGADKDSILSDTLEAIFGAVYLSHGLETARTVVDRFVGPTLDAAAGLGAGLDWKTSLQELSAALGLGAPSYEVVGEGPDHARTFTARAVIAGEARGSGSGPAKKLAEQHAAEDAYRALEALAALGPAADGGPDGAAGDVPAPAGTSTVAAAADAAVEG, from the coding sequence ATGAGTGCCGCGGCCGACAGGCTCCTCGAGAAGCTCGGGGTCCATCTGGACCCCGAGCTTCTCGTGCTGGCGCTGACCCACCGCTCGTTCGCGCACGAGGCCGGCGGCATCCCGACGAACGAGCGGCTCGAGTTCCTCGGTGACACCGTCCTCGGTCTCGTCGTGACCGAGTCGCTCTACCGCCGCCACCCCGACCAGCCCGAGGGTGCGCTCGCGAAGATGCGGGCGGCGACCGTCTCGCAGCGCGCGCTCGCGGGTGTCGCGCGTGACCTCGACCTCGGCGCGTTCGTGCTGCTGGGCAAGGGCGAGCTCGCGACCGGCGGCGCGGACAAGGACTCGATCCTGTCCGACACGCTCGAGGCGATCTTCGGCGCGGTCTACCTGTCGCACGGGCTCGAGACGGCCCGCACGGTCGTCGACCGGTTCGTCGGGCCGACGCTCGACGCCGCCGCGGGTCTCGGTGCCGGGCTCGACTGGAAGACGTCGCTGCAGGAGCTGTCCGCCGCGCTGGGTCTCGGCGCGCCGTCGTACGAGGTCGTCGGCGAGGGCCCCGACCACGCCCGCACGTTCACGGCACGCGCCGTGATCGCGGGCGAGGCGCGCGGCAGCGGCAGCGGCCCCGCGAAGAAGCTCGCCGAGCAGCACGCCGCCGAGGACGCCTACCGCGCGCTCGAGGCGCTCGCGGCGCTCGGGCCGGCCGCCGACGGTGGCCCCGACGGTGCGGCGGGCGACGTGCCCGCCCCGGCCGGGACGTCCACCGTGGCCGCGGCCGCGGACGCCGCCGTCGAGGGCTGA
- a CDS encoding ABC transporter ATP-binding protein gives MSKPVVRAQDLVVGYGGAPVCAPVSFTLAPGKAVALVGANGSGKSTVLKTVLGLLTPEQGTLRVFGEPVDERDVLFRTRVASVLDDDAYFPALTVAEHLYLTARGHGVLGADGVVDTLLDEFGLADHRRALPVALSSGQRRRLLLAAGFARPRSLLVLDEPEQRLDRAMRDRLAERLNVEKRDGGAVLLATHDPELVRAVADRAVVVADDVSRVVDPVEAARVISRENP, from the coding sequence GTGTCGAAGCCCGTCGTGCGCGCCCAGGACCTGGTAGTCGGCTACGGCGGGGCACCGGTGTGCGCCCCGGTGAGCTTCACGCTCGCCCCGGGCAAGGCGGTCGCGCTGGTCGGCGCGAACGGCTCGGGCAAGTCGACCGTGCTCAAGACCGTCCTCGGGCTGCTCACGCCCGAGCAGGGCACCCTGCGCGTGTTCGGCGAACCCGTCGACGAGCGGGACGTGCTGTTCCGCACCCGTGTCGCGTCCGTGCTCGACGACGACGCGTACTTCCCGGCGCTGACCGTCGCGGAGCACCTGTACCTCACGGCCCGCGGGCACGGCGTCCTCGGCGCGGACGGGGTCGTCGACACGCTGCTCGACGAGTTCGGGCTCGCCGACCACCGACGCGCGCTGCCCGTCGCGCTCTCGTCCGGCCAGCGGCGCCGCCTGCTGCTCGCGGCCGGCTTCGCGCGTCCGCGGTCGCTGCTGGTGCTCGACGAGCCCGAGCAGCGCCTCGACCGTGCGATGCGCGACCGGCTCGCCGAGCGGCTGAACGTCGAGAAGCGTGACGGCGGTGCGGTGCTGCTCGCGACGCACGACCCCGAGCTGGTGCGCGCGGTCGCCGACCGGGCGGTCGTGGTCGCCGACGACGTCAGCCGGGTGGTCGACCCCGTCGAGGCCGCGCGCGTGATCAGCCGGGAGAACCCGTGA
- a CDS encoding NAD(P)-dependent oxidoreductase, whose amino-acid sequence MDGTMASYPGVITVLLPTTLEEAPAFPQDVRVVRYAPDAPPPADALDAQVLVVWGNTPESLRACAERLTDLRWVQTLAAGPDAVLAAGFGPDVVVTSGRGLHDGPVAEHTLALVLAVVRRLPDLVRAQAERRWAADLGGLQPVRPTDTLRTLAGARVAVWGFGSIAARLAPLLTALGADVTGVATHAGDRHGYPVVTADALPDLLPRTDLLVSLLPATDATRHAVDARVLALLPAHAWVVNVGRGATLDEDALLDAVRSGRLAGAALDVFEEEPLPVTSPLWDEPRVLVSPHAAGGRPVGAAALVAENYAAFAAGRPLRNVVAR is encoded by the coding sequence ATGGACGGCACGATGGCATCGTATCCAGGTGTGATCACCGTTCTGCTGCCCACCACGCTGGAGGAGGCGCCCGCGTTTCCGCAGGACGTCCGCGTCGTCCGGTACGCGCCCGACGCCCCACCGCCCGCCGACGCGCTCGACGCCCAGGTGCTGGTCGTGTGGGGCAACACCCCCGAGAGCCTGCGGGCGTGCGCCGAGCGCCTGACGGACCTGCGCTGGGTGCAGACGCTCGCCGCCGGGCCCGACGCCGTGCTCGCCGCGGGGTTCGGCCCCGACGTGGTCGTCACGTCCGGGCGCGGCCTGCACGACGGTCCGGTCGCGGAGCACACGCTCGCGCTCGTGCTGGCGGTCGTCCGGCGCCTGCCGGACCTCGTGCGCGCGCAGGCCGAGCGCCGGTGGGCCGCCGACCTCGGCGGCCTGCAGCCCGTGCGCCCGACCGACACGCTGCGCACCCTCGCCGGCGCCCGCGTCGCCGTCTGGGGGTTCGGCTCCATCGCGGCCCGCCTCGCGCCGCTGCTCACCGCGCTCGGCGCGGACGTCACGGGCGTCGCGACACACGCGGGCGACCGCCACGGCTACCCCGTGGTGACCGCCGACGCCCTGCCGGACCTGCTCCCCCGCACCGACCTGCTCGTGAGCCTGCTGCCGGCGACCGACGCGACCCGGCACGCCGTGGACGCGCGCGTGCTCGCTCTGCTCCCGGCGCACGCGTGGGTCGTCAACGTCGGCCGGGGTGCGACGCTCGACGAGGACGCGCTGCTCGACGCCGTCCGGTCCGGGCGGCTCGCCGGCGCGGCGCTCGACGTGTTCGAGGAGGAGCCGCTGCCCGTGACGTCACCGTTGTGGGACGAGCCGCGGGTCCTGGTGAGCCCGCACGCCGCGGGCGGGCGACCGGTCGGCGCCGCCGCGCTCGTGGCCGAGAACTACGCGGCCTTCGCCGCGGGGCGCCCGCTGCGCAACGTCGTGGCGCGCTGA
- the mutM gene encoding bifunctional DNA-formamidopyrimidine glycosylase/DNA-(apurinic or apyrimidinic site) lyase — protein MPELPEVETVRDGLARHVLGRTVTGVAVHRDYSVRRHVAGPLDFGGRLTGRRLDAAVRRGKFLWLLLDGEDDALLAHLGMSGQLLVRDAASLDEAARHPHLRARLTFDDGSALDFVDQRTFGHLSVPDLVPTPDGAPGGLGSDRAAVPEPVAHIARDLLDPALDRTRLVEAVRARRTGIKRALLDQTLVSGVGNIYADEGLWRARLHYARATDTLRRPEVARALDGAHEVMTQALAQGGTSFDALYVNVNGASGYFDRSLAVYGQEGRPCPRCGTPVRRDEFMNRSSYTCPRCQPRPRNGRW, from the coding sequence GTGCCGGAGCTCCCCGAGGTCGAGACCGTCCGGGACGGGCTCGCACGGCACGTGCTCGGTCGCACGGTCACGGGCGTCGCGGTGCACCGCGACTACAGCGTGCGGCGCCACGTCGCCGGTCCGCTCGACTTCGGTGGCCGGCTCACGGGGCGGCGGCTCGACGCGGCCGTGCGCCGCGGCAAGTTCCTGTGGCTGCTGCTCGACGGCGAGGACGACGCGCTGCTCGCCCACCTCGGCATGAGCGGACAGCTCCTCGTCCGGGACGCCGCGAGCCTCGACGAGGCGGCGAGGCACCCGCACCTGCGCGCCCGCCTCACCTTCGACGACGGCTCGGCCCTGGACTTCGTCGACCAGCGCACGTTCGGCCACCTCAGCGTCCCCGACCTCGTCCCGACGCCCGACGGGGCGCCCGGCGGCCTGGGGTCCGACCGCGCCGCGGTGCCCGAGCCCGTCGCGCACATCGCGCGCGACCTGCTGGACCCCGCGCTCGACCGGACGCGGCTCGTCGAGGCCGTCCGGGCGCGCCGCACCGGCATCAAGCGCGCCCTGCTCGACCAGACGCTCGTGTCGGGCGTCGGCAACATCTACGCCGACGAGGGCCTGTGGCGGGCGCGGCTGCACTACGCCCGGGCCACGGACACGCTCCGGCGGCCGGAGGTGGCGCGCGCGCTCGACGGTGCGCACGAGGTGATGACGCAGGCGCTCGCGCAGGGCGGCACGAGCTTCGACGCGCTGTACGTCAACGTGAACGGCGCGTCGGGCTACTTCGACCGGTCGCTCGCCGTGTACGGGCAGGAGGGGCGGCCCTGCCCACGGTGCGGCACGCCTGTGCGCCGCGACGAGTTCATGAACCGGTCGTCGTACACGTGCCCGCGCTGCCAGCCCCGGCCGCGGAACGGTCGCTGGTGA
- a CDS encoding DUF6297 family protein, with the protein MSDEAAVAPSDVGEVPSARAIRRYTAHAANARGGASLGSVLSDVYYAVISVGVSVLVALGAARTLRLEVHPASHVATGWALDLSTLVAVVLVAGAGALLSVAGRLGPVGAGGAEAAWWLGLPVDRRGLLRPASLRLPVVAGVVGGVVVAILDAGLLAEPGATVSRVAVGAAVVAAAVVLAAAAAQTTGTSRRALALTGDLVAVAALATAVVLLVTDVQVPAPAPAWGVVAGLVVLVGGLGVLVDRRLAHIPERSLRESGSVAAQAVGAVVSLDSRELGRALTDGALPAARRRVSRLRTVRGAASALVTADLVVVRRSTRHLVQLVVAALVPAIVVVVPQLASPFGVLMAVLLSGYVAASATGEGARRAEMAPVLDRLLPLDAKTVRRLRMVVPGIAMLAWSLVAFAAVGLWADRLVGWLALAVAATPVWAAAAVRAAYRSAPDWSGPLVSTPMGALPSGVAAVLARGPDVVVLGLLPVWIAILVGRTGPVFLAAQALCAVVAVLVASSIETRPLMERLMNAQENPPATPGARR; encoded by the coding sequence GTGAGCGACGAGGCGGCGGTCGCACCGTCGGACGTCGGCGAGGTCCCGTCCGCCCGGGCCATCCGCCGGTACACCGCGCACGCCGCCAACGCGCGCGGCGGCGCGAGCCTCGGCTCGGTCCTCTCGGACGTCTACTACGCGGTGATCTCGGTGGGCGTGAGCGTGCTCGTCGCGCTCGGCGCCGCGCGCACCCTCCGGCTCGAGGTGCACCCCGCGTCGCACGTCGCGACCGGGTGGGCGCTCGACCTGTCGACGCTCGTCGCCGTGGTCCTCGTCGCGGGGGCCGGGGCGCTGCTCTCGGTGGCCGGACGTCTGGGACCGGTCGGCGCGGGCGGTGCGGAGGCGGCGTGGTGGCTCGGCCTGCCCGTCGACCGCCGGGGGCTGCTGCGGCCCGCGTCGCTGCGCCTGCCGGTCGTGGCGGGCGTGGTCGGCGGGGTCGTGGTCGCGATCCTCGACGCCGGGCTGCTCGCGGAGCCGGGCGCCACGGTCAGCCGGGTGGCGGTCGGCGCCGCGGTCGTCGCGGCCGCCGTCGTGCTCGCCGCCGCCGCCGCCCAGACGACGGGCACGTCCCGACGCGCGCTCGCGCTCACGGGCGATCTCGTCGCGGTGGCCGCCCTCGCGACCGCCGTCGTGCTGCTCGTCACGGACGTCCAGGTGCCCGCGCCCGCACCCGCGTGGGGGGTCGTGGCCGGCCTCGTGGTGCTCGTCGGCGGGCTCGGCGTGCTGGTCGACCGCCGGCTCGCGCACATCCCGGAGCGCTCGCTGCGCGAGAGCGGCTCGGTCGCCGCGCAGGCCGTCGGTGCCGTGGTGTCGCTCGACTCGCGCGAGCTGGGCCGGGCGCTCACCGACGGCGCGCTGCCGGCCGCCCGTCGGCGCGTCAGCCGGCTGCGCACGGTCCGGGGCGCGGCGTCCGCGCTCGTCACCGCCGACCTCGTCGTCGTGCGCCGGTCGACGCGGCACCTCGTGCAGCTCGTCGTCGCGGCGCTCGTGCCGGCGATCGTCGTGGTCGTGCCGCAGCTGGCGTCGCCGTTCGGCGTGCTCATGGCCGTGCTGCTGTCGGGCTACGTCGCCGCGAGCGCGACGGGGGAGGGCGCCCGACGCGCCGAGATGGCCCCGGTGCTCGACCGGCTCCTGCCGCTCGACGCGAAGACCGTCCGGCGGCTGCGGATGGTGGTCCCGGGGATCGCGATGCTCGCCTGGTCGCTCGTGGCGTTCGCGGCGGTCGGCCTGTGGGCCGACCGGCTCGTCGGGTGGCTCGCGCTCGCGGTCGCCGCGACGCCCGTGTGGGCCGCGGCCGCGGTCCGTGCCGCGTACCGGTCGGCACCCGACTGGTCAGGACCGCTCGTGTCGACGCCCATGGGCGCCCTGCCGAGCGGTGTCGCCGCCGTGCTGGCGCGCGGGCCCGACGTCGTGGTGCTCGGGCTGCTGCCGGTGTGGATCGCGATCCTCGTCGGCCGCACCGGGCCGGTGTTCCTGGCCGCGCAGGCGCTGTGCGCGGTGGTGGCGGTGCTCGTCGCCTCGTCGATCGAGACGCGCCCCCTCATGGAGCGGCTCATGAACGCGCAGGAGAACCCGCCCGCGACACCCGGGGCACGCCGGTGA
- a CDS encoding response regulator: protein MIVDDHEVVRRGIAEVVERTDGMTVVAEAGSVADGVRRAGLVRPQVMLVDLQLPDGTGIDLMRAVRDAQPDARAIVLTSFDDDDALAAALEAGAAAYLLKSVRGAEITDVIRAVAAGRTLLDERTVTRRKAGHEDPTENLTPSELRVLDLIGEGLSNREIAERLGVAEKTVKNHITSLLAKMGLQRRTQVAAWVASRKHAGWRAEPGH, encoded by the coding sequence ATGATCGTCGACGACCACGAGGTCGTCCGTCGCGGGATCGCCGAGGTCGTCGAGCGGACCGACGGGATGACCGTCGTCGCCGAGGCCGGGTCGGTGGCCGACGGCGTCCGTCGTGCGGGCCTCGTCCGCCCGCAGGTCATGCTCGTCGACCTGCAGCTGCCCGACGGGACCGGCATCGACCTCATGCGCGCGGTGCGCGACGCGCAGCCCGACGCGCGCGCGATCGTCCTCACGTCGTTCGACGACGACGACGCGCTCGCGGCGGCCCTCGAGGCCGGCGCCGCCGCGTACCTGCTGAAGTCCGTGCGCGGCGCCGAGATCACCGACGTGATCCGCGCCGTCGCGGCGGGCCGGACGCTGCTCGACGAGCGGACCGTCACGCGGCGCAAGGCCGGCCACGAGGACCCCACGGAGAACCTCACGCCGAGCGAGCTGCGCGTGCTCGACCTCATCGGCGAGGGCCTGTCGAACCGCGAGATCGCGGAGCGCCTGGGCGTCGCCGAGAAGACCGTCAAGAACCACATCACGTCGCTGCTCGCGAAGATGGGGCTGCAGCGCCGCACGCAGGTCGCGGCGTGGGTCGCGTCGCGCAAGCACGCGGGGTGGCGCGCCGAGCCCGGTCACTGA
- a CDS encoding YceD family protein, with protein MQRPVHLDPRSPFVLDTHELGRRPGSTRTVQLTVGAPEDLGTDVIGIRPGTDIELDLRLEAVMEGVLVSGSVRGRAVGECVRCLEEVVEDVDVSLQELYVYPERAAAAVEEGDEDEDVRELEGDLIDLEPALRDVVVPALPFQPLCRPDCPGLCSECGARLADDPDHSHETLDPRWSALSGLSSKVDETKES; from the coding sequence GTGCAGCGCCCTGTTCACCTCGATCCCCGCTCGCCGTTCGTGCTCGACACGCATGAGCTCGGCCGACGTCCGGGATCGACGCGGACCGTGCAGCTCACGGTCGGTGCCCCGGAGGATCTCGGGACCGACGTGATCGGCATCCGTCCTGGTACCGACATCGAGCTGGATCTCCGGCTCGAGGCGGTCATGGAGGGAGTCCTGGTCTCCGGATCCGTCCGTGGCCGGGCGGTCGGGGAGTGCGTGCGCTGCCTGGAAGAGGTCGTCGAGGACGTCGACGTCTCGCTCCAGGAGCTCTACGTCTACCCCGAGCGCGCCGCCGCTGCGGTCGAGGAGGGCGACGAGGACGAGGACGTGCGTGAGCTGGAGGGCGATCTGATCGACCTCGAGCCCGCGCTGCGGGACGTGGTGGTGCCGGCTCTGCCGTTCCAGCCGCTGTGCCGCCCCGACTGCCCGGGTCTGTGCTCCGAGTGCGGAGCACGCCTGGCGGACGACCCTGACCATTCGCATGAGACGCTTGACCCTCGCTGGTCCGCCCTGAGCGGACTGTCGAGCAAGGTCGACGAGACGAAAGAGAGCTAG
- the rpmF gene encoding 50S ribosomal protein L32 produces the protein MAVPKRKMSRSNTRARRSQWKTTAATLTSCPVCKADKLSHAACPSCGAYNGRRYAEAVRSEHEAR, from the coding sequence GTGGCGGTTCCGAAGCGCAAGATGTCGCGCAGCAACACCCGTGCGCGTCGGTCGCAGTGGAAGACCACTGCCGCGACGCTGACCTCGTGCCCCGTCTGCAAGGCGGACAAGCTGTCGCACGCCGCGTGCCCGTCGTGCGGTGCGTACAACGGCCGTCGCTACGCCGAGGCCGTGCGCAGCGAGCACGAGGCCCGCTGA
- the rsmD gene encoding 16S rRNA (guanine(966)-N(2))-methyltransferase RsmD, which translates to MTRIVAGTAGGRTLQVPRRGTRPTSERVREALFSRLEHLGVVSGARVLDLYAGSGALGLEAASRGALAVTLVESSRDAADVCRRNVAALGLRGVVVVAERAERFVQRRPAAPWDLVLVDPPYDVAEADLGTVLADVAPDVADDGVLVVERSSRSPEPTWPPGWEGVERRAYGETVVWFGERTPPEAGPAAGDASRGTDAR; encoded by the coding sequence GTGACGCGCATCGTGGCCGGGACCGCCGGCGGGCGGACGCTCCAGGTCCCCCGGCGGGGTACGCGGCCCACGAGCGAGCGCGTCCGCGAGGCGCTGTTCTCGCGGCTCGAGCACCTCGGCGTCGTGTCGGGCGCGCGCGTGCTCGACCTGTACGCCGGTTCGGGGGCGCTCGGGCTGGAGGCCGCGAGCCGCGGTGCGCTCGCGGTGACGCTCGTGGAGTCGTCGCGCGACGCCGCCGACGTGTGCCGCCGCAACGTCGCGGCGCTCGGTCTGCGCGGGGTCGTCGTCGTCGCGGAGCGGGCCGAGAGGTTCGTGCAGCGCCGCCCCGCCGCGCCGTGGGACCTCGTCCTGGTCGACCCGCCCTACGACGTCGCGGAGGCCGACCTCGGCACGGTGCTCGCCGACGTGGCGCCCGACGTCGCCGACGACGGCGTGCTGGTGGTCGAGCGGTCGAGCCGGTCGCCCGAGCCGACGTGGCCGCCCGGCTGGGAGGGCGTCGAGCGGCGCGCGTACGGCGAGACGGTCGTCTGGTTCGGCGAGCGGACGCCGCCCGAGGCCGGGCCCGCCGCGGGCGACGCGTCGCGCGGCACCGACGCGCGCTGA
- the coaD gene encoding pantetheine-phosphate adenylyltransferase, protein MTTAVCPGSFDPLTLGHVDVVRRARTMFDEVVVAVARNSSKTPLLTADERVALARAALAGLDGVRVEAVDGLLADFVRAQGASAVVKGLRSGADFDAELPMALMNRHLSGVETVFVVGDPALAHVASSLVKDVARYGGAIDDLVPDGVGEAVRAALARTGGSAR, encoded by the coding sequence GTGACCACAGCCGTCTGCCCGGGATCCTTCGACCCCCTCACCCTCGGCCACGTGGACGTGGTGCGGCGTGCGCGGACGATGTTCGACGAGGTCGTCGTCGCCGTGGCGCGCAACTCCTCGAAGACCCCGCTGCTGACCGCGGACGAGCGCGTCGCGCTCGCCCGTGCGGCGCTCGCGGGGCTCGACGGCGTGCGGGTCGAGGCCGTCGACGGGCTGCTCGCCGACTTCGTGCGCGCACAGGGGGCGTCGGCGGTCGTCAAGGGCCTGCGCAGCGGCGCGGACTTCGACGCCGAGCTGCCGATGGCGCTCATGAACCGGCACCTGTCGGGCGTCGAGACGGTGTTCGTGGTCGGCGACCCGGCGCTCGCGCACGTCGCGTCGTCGCTGGTCAAGGACGTGGCGCGGTACGGCGGTGCGATCGACGACCTGGTGCCGGACGGCGTCGGTGAGGCGGTGCGGGCGGCGCTCGCGCGGACGGGAGGGAGTGCACGATGA